A portion of the Apteryx mantelli isolate bAptMan1 chromosome 29, bAptMan1.hap1, whole genome shotgun sequence genome contains these proteins:
- the MRPS24 gene encoding small ribosomal subunit protein uS3m, translating into MAAPVAARALRVVSWSRSCAPPALGAHRDLHTTPVCFKTRAARVRVGKGDKPVTYEQAHAPHYIAHRKGWLSLHTGNLDGEAGAAERTVEDVFLRKFLYGTFPGCLANEVVLKRRANLLVICLVVLQNLAPSKLYFLIGYSETLLSHFYKCPVRLEVQTVPTKVIYKYL; encoded by the exons atggcggcgcccgTGGCTGCCCGGGCGCTGCGG gTAGTGTCCTGGAGCCGGAGCTGCGCCCCCCCTGCCCTCGGCGCCCACCGCGATCTCCACACCACCCCCGTGTGCTTCAAG ACCCGAGCGGCGCGGGTGCGGGTGGGCAAAGGGGACAAGCCGGTGACCTACGAGCAGGCGCACGCCCCGCACTACATCGCCCACCGCAAGGGCTGGCTCTCcctgcacaccg GCAACCTGGACGGCGAAGCCGGGGCGGCCGAGCGGACAGTGGAGGACGTCTTCCTGCGCAAGTTCCTCTACGGCACCTTCCCCGGTTGCTTGGCCAACGAGGTGGTGCTCAAGCGGCGCGCCAACCTGCTGGTGATTTGCTTGGTGGTGTTGCAGAACCTGGCGCCCAGCAAGCTCTACTTCCTCATCGGCTACTCCGAGACCCTCCTCTCCCACTTCTACAAGTGCCCCGTCCGCTTGGAGGTGCAGACGGTGCCCACCAAGGTCATCTACAAGTACCTCTAG
- the NPC1L1 gene encoding NPC1-like intracellular cholesterol transporter 1, which yields MWGRGLRDWHLSALSVPNGPALITRKGFIAHAAKRPHGRRSRPEGDGVSPEAGTAGLPPPPAMPAALALAGAVLGTLLALAAPTLTPVHRAGYCAFYGECGKNPEVNVSLVPSKVPCLSNAPARVATPALLAQLRAVCPELVPAGVNETRVCCSAAQLNALRLSVALSSAVLARCPACARNFANIYCRNICSPDQSLFTNVTRVTEYAPVPGFSQLAVLEYQCFYDRAFAEAAFTSCQGVRLPATGGYAIDAMCGRYGAKLCTAQRWLDFQGDKNNGLAPLQIDFRLVPNGTRPGGDLEPLNGRAWPCGEPLDAAGEPCSCQDCAEACPVVPAPPGPPPPFRLGAADGALVLCCLLFGLLVLLFATGVAARRCVRPRRRPAASPAPRRAPGCAARLARSTHAAFSRWGALVARHPAATLATAAVAVGALAAGMAMVRLVTDPVELWSAPGSQARREKAFYDEHFGPFLRTNQVIVRAPGRPAASYDSVVLGAKNFSGLLTAEVLRALLELQERLAAVEVWVEAAGRAVTLSDVCYAPLNPANASLADCCVTSVTQYFQNNGTRLAMTATQTVGKVTGTVDWRDHLLYCINSPLSFKDITALELSCMAEYGGPVFPFLAFGGYPGSEYTEAEALLITYSLNNFPRHDARYEWALLWEERFLAIVRDFQRTHGSNLSVAFMAERSLEDEINRTTGEDVPIFAISYLVVFAYVALALGEYTAWRRVLVESKVTLALGGIAVVLGAVFASMGCLAFMGLPSSLIILEVVPFLVLAVGADNIFIFVQEYQQSVRAPGETRDQHIGRVLAQVAPSMLLCSLSEVICFLLGSLSSMPAVRSFALTAALAIAFDFLLQITGFVALLALDARRQEAARFDVCCCWGLEKGAPGGPGTGVLRPLMHRYYVPLLLHHITRPLVVLLFLFLSCAGIYLTLQVPVGLDQELAMPKDSYMLEYFTALNKYLAVGVPTYFVTTGGYNFSSLAGMNAICSSAGCDANSLTQKIQYATLFPNVSYLAIPATSWVDDFLDWLNPTGRCCRVHQFGPQKGEFCPATSEALTCLLGKCLNVSRRPTVDEFERFLPWFLSDEPTLQCPKGGLGAYDTSVKMDPNGTILASRFMAYHRPLANSQEYTAALRAARQLADNITATLRQVPGTPPDFRVFPYTVTYVYYEQYLSVVAEGLFTLALCLVPTFGVSFVLLGMDLRSSAATLITLVMILVDTVGAMALWGIPYNAVALINLVAAVGISVEFVSHLTCAFSRSTKPSRVERAAEATVNMGSKVVAGVAMTNLPGIVVLAFAKAQLIQIFFFRLNLIITLAGLAHGLIFLPVLLSYVGPSPRAPAATTKESTEQGAGQGLDNHCFEDPVPKQH from the exons atgtggggcagagggctCCGGGACTGGCATCTCTCTGCCCTCAGCGTGCCCAATGGCCCCGCTCTCATTACCAGGAAAGGTTTTATTGCCCACGCA GCCAAAAGACCTCACGGGCGAAGAAGCCGCCCCGAGGGAGACGGGGTCTCGCCGGAGGCAGGCACGgccggcctccccccgccgcccgccatgCCGGCAGCCCTGGCGCTAGCCGGCGCCGTGCTCGGCACCCTCCTGGCGCTG GCGGCGCCGACGCTGACGCCCGTGCACCGCGCCGGCTACTGCGCTTTCTACGGCGAGTGCGGCAAGAACCCCGAGGTGAACGTCTCGCTGGTGCCCTCCAAGGTGCCCTGCCTGTCCAACGCGCCAGCGCGGGTGGCCACGCCGGCACTGCTGGCCCAGCTGCGGGCCGTGTGCCCCGAGCTGGTGCCCGCCGGCGTCAACGAAACCCGGGTGTGCTGCTCGGCGGCGCAGCTCAACGCCCTGCGGCTCAGCGTGGCGCTCTCCAGCGCCGTGCTGGCCCGCTGCCCGGCCTGCGCCAGGAACTTCGCCAACATCTACTGCCGCAACATCTGCAGCCCCGACCAGAGCCTCTTCACCAACGTCACCCGCGTGACCGAATACGCGCCGGTGCCGGGCTTCAGCCAGCTCGCCGTCCTCGAATACCAATGCTTTTATGACCGGGCTTTCGCCGAAGCCGCCTTCACCTCGTGCCAAGGCGTGCGGCTGCCGGCCACGGGCGGCTACGCCATCGACGCCATGTGCGGGCGCTACGGGGCCAAGCTGTGCACGGCGCAGCGCTGGCTCGACTTCCAGGGCGACAAGAACAACGGCTTGGCCCCGCTGCAGATCGACTTCCGCCTGGTGCCCAACGGCACCCGGCCCGGCGGCGACCTGGAGCCGCTGAACGGGCGGGCTTGGCCTTGCGGCGAGCCGCTGGACGCCGCCGGcgagccctgctcctgccaggaCTGCGCCGAAGCCTGCCCGGTCGTGCCGGCGCCGCCGGGTCCCCCGCCTCCCTTCCGCTTGGGCGCCGCCGACGGCGCCCTggtgctctgctgcctgctcttCGGCCTCCTGGTGCTCCTCTTCGCCACCGGCGTGGCGGCGCGCCGTTGcgtccggccgcggcggcgaccCGCGGCATcaccggcgccgcggcgggcgccagGCTGCGCAGCGCGGCTCGCCCGCTCCACCCACGCGGCCTTCAGCCGCTGGGGTGCCCTGGTGGCCCGGCACCCGGCGGCGACGCTGGCGACGGCGGCGGTGGCCGTGGGCGCCCTGGCGGCCGGCATGGCCATGGTGCGCCTGGTGACGGACCCCGTGGAGCTGTGGTCGGCGCCGGGCAGCCAAGCGCGCCGGGAGAAGGCGTTTTACGACGAGCATTTCGGGCCTTTCCTGCGCACCAACCAGGTCATCGTGCGGGCGCCAGGGCGCCCGGCGGCCTCCTACGACTCAGTGGTGCTGGGCGCCAAGAACTTCAGCGGGCTGCTGACGGCCGAGGTGCTGCGGgcgctgctggagctgcaggagcgcCTGGCCGCCGTCGAGGTGTGGGTGgaggcggcgggccgggcggTGACGCTGAGCGACGTCTGCTACGCCCCGCTCAACCCCGCCAACGCCAGCCTGGCCGACTGCTGCGTCACCAGCGTCACCCAGTACTTCCAGAACAACGGCACCCGCCTGGCCATGACCGCCACCCAGACCGTGGGCAAGGTGACGGGCACCGTCGACTGGCGCGACCATCTGCTCTACTGCATCAA CTCGCCGCTCTCCTTCAAGGACATCACGGCGCTGGAGCTGAGCTGCATGGCCGAGTACGGCGGGCCCGTCTTCCCCTTCCTCGCCTTCGGCGGGTACCCAG GCTCCGAGTACACGGAGGCCGAGGCGCTCCTCATCACCTACTCGCTCAACAACTTCCCGCGCCACGACGCCCGCTACGAGTGGGCGCTGCTCTGGGAGGAGCGCTTCCTCGCCATCGTCCGCGACTTCCAGCGCACCCACGGCTCCAACCTCTCCGTGGCCTTCATGGCCGAG CGCTCGCTGGAGGACGAGATCAACCGCACCACGGGCGAGGACGTGCCCATCTTCGCCATCAGCTACCTCGTCGTCTTCGCCTACGTGGCCCTGGCGCTGGGCGAGTACACGGCGTGGCGCCGCGTCCTG gtggaGTCCAAGGTGACGCTGGCGCTGGGGGGCATCGCTGTGGTGCTGGGCGCCGTCTTCGCCTCCATGGGCTGCCTGGCCTTCATGGGGCTGCCCTCGTCCCTCATCATCCTCGAGGTGGTGCCCTTCCTCGTGCTGGCCGTGGGCGCCGACAACATCTTCATCTTCGTGCAGGAGTACCAG CAGTCGGTGCGGGCGCCGGGTGAGACGCGGGACCAGCACATCGGGCGGGTGCTGGCGCAGGTGGCGCCCAGCATGCTGCTGTGCAGCCTCTCCGAGGTCATCTGCTTCCTCCTGG GCTCCCTCTCCTCCATGCCTGCCGTCCGCAGCTTCGCCCTCACCGCCGCCCTGGCCATCGCCTTCGACTTCCTCCTCCAGATCACGGGCTTCGTGGCCCTGCTGGCCCTTGACGCCCGCCGGCAGGAG GCCGCCCGCTTCGAcgtgtgctgctgctgggggctggagaagggggcACCTGGGGGGCCGGGCACCGGGGTGCTGCGCCCGCTCATGCACCGCTACTACGTGCCCCTGCTGCTGCACCACATCACCCGGCCCCTCGTG GTgctgctcttcctcttcctgtCCTGCGCCGGGATCTACCTCACGCTGCAGGTGCCCGTGGGGCTGGACCAGGAGCTGGCCATGCCCAAG gactCCTACATGCTGGAGTACTTCACCGCCCTCAACAAGTACCTGGCCGTGGGGGTGCCCACCTACTTCGTCACCACCGGTGGCTACAACTTCTCCTCGCTGGCCGGCATGAACGCCATCTGCTCCAGCGCCGGCTGCGACGCCAACTCGCTCACCCAGAAGATCCAATACGCCACCCTCTTCCCCAACGT GTCCTACCTGGCCATCCCGGCCACCTCGTGGGTGGACGACTTCCTCGACTGGCTCAACCCCACGGGGCGCTGCTGCCGGGTGCACCAGTTCGGGCCCCAGAAGGGCGAGTTTTGCCCCGCCACCAGCG AAGCCCTCACCTGCCTCCTGGGCAAGTGCCTCAACGTGTCGCGGCGGCCCACGGTGGACGAGTTCGAGCGCTTCCTGCCCTGGTTCCTCTCCGACGAGCCCACGCTGCAGTGCCCCAAGGG CGGCCTGGGCGCCTACGACACCTCGGTGAAGATGGACCCCAACGGCACCATCCTGG CCTCGCGGTTCATGGCGTACCACCGGCCGCTGGCCAACTCGCAGGAGTACacggcggcgctgcgggcggcccgccAGCTGGCCGACAACATCACGGCCACCCTGCGCCAGGTGCCCGGCACCCCCCCCGATTTCCGCGTCTTCCCCTACAC GGTGACCTACGTGTACTATGAGCAGTACCTGAGCGTGGTGGCTGAGGGCCTCTTCACGCTGGCCCTGTGCCTGGTGCCCACCTTCGGCGTCTCCTTCGTGCTGCTGGGCATGGACCTGCGCTCCAGCGCCGCCACCCTCATCACCCTCGTCATGATCCTCGTGGACACCGTGGGCGCCATGGCCCTCTGGGGCATCCCCTACAACGCCGTGGCCCTCATCAACCTGGTCGCG GCCGTGGGCATCTCAGTGGAGTTCGTGTCCCACCTCACCTGCGCCTTCAGCCGCAGCACCAAGCCCAGCCGCGTGGAGCGGGCAGCTGAGGCCACCGTCAACATGGGCAGCAAG GTGGTGGCCGGCGTGGCCATGACCAACCTGCCGGGCATCGTGGTGTTGGCCTTCGCCAAGGCCCAGCTCATCCAGATCTTCTTCTTCCGCCTCAACCTCATCATCACCCTCGCCGGCCTGGCGCACGGCCTCATCTTCCTCCCCGTCCTGCTCAGCTACGTGG GACCCAGCCCGCGGGCGCCCGCGGCCACCACCAAGGAGAGCACGGAGCAGGGCGCGGGGCAGGGCCTGGACAACCACTGCTTCGAGGACCCAGTGCCCAAGCAGCACTGA